The genome window aaaaaaggaagtagaAAATCACTCCAAAAATATAGACAAGAATGAGAGACTTGAGATAGTTGCCCTAGTAGGGATGTTTATTGGGTGAACTGTACCCAGTGTTACTGAGATTTTGTAGTAAAATAGAATACATCAGCAGAAACACATAATCACAatgtgaaaataaacaaaatacaggGAGGTTTTATGACTCCTAATTAAATCTAATcaagcaaaatatattttgacttaCTAATACTGATCAAAAAAGTAGCTAGACCAATAAGATATATATATCTGTTGCAAAACTTACAGAAATTGTCTCTAGAtcaaatatacatacattttactaaaacaCATATAGTATAAGAACATTCATGTGTGAAACCTAAAAACCTGCAGGGTGATACAGCTGGGTATTATTCACTTCAACTTAGTCCAATTGATTTTTATAAAACCTGTTTTATAACAATGTACAAAGTGGGTTGTTGAATGTGAAATTGAATCAGCCTCTGAAGACTAGAACACAGTGTGTATTCTATTCTCTATCTGTATTGTCCAAGCCAATTttagtattcatttttatttttatactcacCAGTCATTGTTAGATCATATAAGATATTTTTCAGTAagcttttttttaatgagatgATCAGTGTTGATTTGTTTATTAGAAAGTAAAAGACTTCAGTATCCAAGTTGCTGAATTATCATCAAGCTTAAACTGTTAATAAGCAATTTATATGAAATGAGGTTGTATCTTATTTATAGCTTACATAGTTTAACATTTGCTACACTTTTACATAATGAACTGAACTCAAACCCAGCATAGAgaggctgagtgaatgtggtctggactctgTGGATGAGGGTCATTGTGTCAGAgatgctgtagaaggacagagttcctgcactgtgatccacatacactcctattCTAGAGGAGCTGGACACTTCAGGGAGTTTAGTCAATCCGTTATTGTGCCAGATCGACCAGCTGGAGTCAGAGCAGtacaaactccaggactgatcattacaACCAAACTCACACTCCTTTACCCATCCCTTCCTGCTGATgttcttatatgacactgatataccCACCCAACCACTCCACTCaacctcccagtaacagcgtccacacacactctctctacacaacacctgaggAAAACcgtcaaatctgtctggatgatcaggatacagcTGTTCTTCACGAGTGTATTCAATCACTCTGTTCTCCTCTGACAGACagagattctttttttttatttaacctttttttaacCAGATGATCTCATTGAGATTTAAAACCTCTTTTTCAAGAGAGACCTGGCCAACAACAAGAGACATTTAAACAATATCCTCagatacataaacaaacaacatCATCATCCGACTACTTAAAAGTACAATTTAACCATAGGTTTAAaacaatttgattattttaaaaacagtgaCAACAATTGATGGCATCTATTTCCAAGACTTTCATGCGTTGCTTAAATTCACCAATAGAAATCAGAGTTCGCAATTGCAATTCAGACTGTAATGTGTTCCAAGTGGACGGGGCTCCATAACTAAAAGCCTTCTTACCAAGCTCTGTACGAACTGTAGGTACAGATAACAAGTACATATTACCAGAACGTAAATTATAAGAACCAACATTACGTGACATATAGGAGCAAAGATAAGATGGAAGCATATCCAGCATagacttataaataaaaataaaccaatgtATATGCCTCCTCACTGACAATGAGGGCCagtttgtcattttgtacaaagTACAATGATGTACTGATGCCTTACATCCAGTCACAAATCTTAATGCATTATGGTAGACAGTATCcaacaaagacaaacatttatCAGGTGCATTTCTATAAAGCAAATCACCATAATCAAGTGCAGGGAGGAAAGTGGCAGCAACTAATCTTCTTCTAGTTTTCCAAGAAAAACAGGctttgtttctaaaataaaatcctaTTTTTAATTTGAGCTTTTGTACCAGTTTATCAATGTGCAACTAAAAAGAAAGCTGATCATCAATTAATATACCCAGATATCTATACAATTTAACTTGTTCGATCTGCTCACCATGTAtagtaaaaatactttgtaaaCTGTCCAAAGACTTCTTAGATTTTGAGTAAAGCATAATCTTAGTTTTTCTCAACATTCAAGCATTAAACTAAAACTTCACTCAAATATCCAATATTGTCTCTAAAGAAATGCTCGTGCTGTCATACATGCTGCCATCTTGGATTGGATCGTGTACATTCGGTTTCGGCAAAACGGTGTTTAAATCCAGAGTGATTTGATGAGAATCTAAATGGAGATATAGCATGTAATTCACATGAAATTCAGCCAATTTCAATCATAAAAATAACACTTAAGTTTGGCTTAGCTTTTTATGGACTGTAAAACTGTTTAAGATTAGATAAAATTGAGTTTATGAACTGTCAGTCTCTCTTTAGCTGTAGAGTagagattatattatattatattttattatacacacacacacacacacacacacaggtgcatctcagtaaatcaGAAtctcgtggaaaagttcatttatttcagcaattcaattcaaattgtgaaacaataaattaataataaattcattaaaaataaattcagtgcacacagactgaagtagtttaagtctttggttcttttaattgtgatggttttggctgacatttaacaaaaacccactaattcacaatctcaacaaattagaatactttataagaccagttaaaaaaaattttttttagtgaattgttgtcattctggaaagtatgttcatttatggtacatgcactcaatacttggtaggggctccttttgctttaattactgcctcaattcggcgtggcatagaggtgatcagtttgtgacactgctgaggtggtctggaagcccaggtatCTTTGACATTGGCCTTCAGCTCATTTgtatgtttctcattttcctcttgacaatagccgatagattctctctggggttcaggtctgttgagtttgctggccagtcaagcacaccaacaccatggtcatttaaccaaattttggtgcttttggcagtgtgggcaggtgccaaatcctgctggaaaatgaaatcagcatcttcaaaaagctggtcagcagaaggaagcatgaagtgctccataaTTTCCTGGTAAACGAGTGCAGtgattttggttttcaaaaaacacaatggctcaagcccagcagatgacattgcaccccaaatcatcacagactgtggaaacttaacactggacttacTCTGGGctgtgagcttctccacccttcatccagactctaggaccttggtttccaaatgaaatacacaaCTTGCTCtcgtctgaaaagaggactttggaccactgtgcaacagtccagttcttcttctccttagctcaggtaagacacctctgatgttgtgtgtggttcaggagtggcttaacaagaggaatacaacaactgtagccaaattccttgacacgtctgtgtgtggtggctcttgatgccttgaccccagcctcagtccattccttgagtagttcactcaaattcttgaattgattttgcttgacaatcctcataattcTGCGGTTCTTtgggttggttgtgcatcttttttttccacactttttccttccagtcaactctcagtttacatgcttggatacagcactctgtgaacagccatcttctttggcaatgaatgtttgtggcttaccctccttgtgaagggtatcaatgattgtcttgtggacaactgtcagatcagcaatcttccccataattgtgtagcctagtgaaccaaaccaagagaccattttgaaggctcaggaaacctttgcaggtgttgattagctgattggcatgtcacaatattctaatttgttgagattttgcTGAGAtggggtttttgttaaatgtgagccaaaattagggctgcacaattaattgcatgcgattgccatgcgtgtctcatcagtaaatCTGATTCTGTGATTAGAactaaatatccatcacctgctttcaaatggagtggcacttactacacagagccgtagttcgctgacaaacTACACAATACTGcatcataatcgcagatgaatcgtATGCGGTTATGAACACGATATTGCATAGCTCGTCAGCGAACTATGACTCTGTATATTAAGTGTAGcaccatttgaaagcaggtgatggacatttactgctaatcacagaaccggctttactgacgagacacgcatgacaatcacatttatttaatacacaagttcacaatttgagttgaactactgaaataaaggaacttttctatgacattctaatttactgagatgcacctgtatatacacacacacacacacacacacatattttagcTGCCTTTGCATGGTTCATATGGATGCTGCACATTGGTTGTGTTTGAGAAGAAAAACTGATTCAGTAATAAAGGTTAACAGATTTGAATAAAGTTTCATGTGAAATGAAAAACTTTATTCATTAACTGAtgtttgttcatattttttttatttttaaggagtatttttttattttgcagttttattataGAGTGGGTTAAAAGCTGTTCATAAAGACTTACATTGAAGGAACTCCTCCCTGGTTTTGGGCTCAGAGGTGGGAATGACCACGATGTATGTTACTATGGAAACAGATGTGTATTATAAATCACATACCGTATAAAGAGAGAATATCAAATCCATATCACATTCAGATATTgatatgctttttacataacaaattattacattattaaatgatACTGTATGTATGAACTATTTTTCTCATAAAAGGATGAGTTAGTGTTTTACCTCTACCAGATATCTTTTTTATCTCCTCTCTGCAGAAATTCTCCAGTTTCTCTTTTAGATGAAACACATATTTACTAATATCATCAAAAGAGAGACGAGAACTGACAGTGATGCTGGGTAAGTTTGTAGATCCAGGTGGAACAGAGAGAGACTGGTAACTCTATACAAAGACACAAAAAAActgctaaacacacacaaacatttaataGAAACAAAAATCTCTGAACAACATCCTCTTCCCTTTCTGAAGACCACTGTCCTGTCTGTCAGATATCTGTTACCTGGAAGAAATGGATGTGATTGtctgtgtgtgaaagctgctccagctcagcatctctcctcctcagatcTTCAATCTCCTGCTTCATTTGCTCCAGTTGgccttcagctcgactcacttcagccttttcctgatctctgatcagctGTGTCACctcagagcggcttctctcaatggagcggatcagctcagtaaagatcctctcactgtcctccactgctgtctgtgcagagcgctgtcaggacacacagagagagaagaatCAGAATCAGTCCATTCACTCAGCTCTTCCTGCTACCTCACACAGTCTGTTCCCCACAGTGGACTTCAGTGGGACTGAAAGAGCTCCAGCACTGGCTCCTCACTGACTGACTGCAGGAGAGTCCTAACTGAGTCTGAAACAGCTCTTCAGCAGCCAGCAGCTGTTCTTCTGCTCAAAACTCACCTTGTGAGACTCTACAGCCTCTTTCAGCTCCTCAATATCCTTCTGTCTTTTCTGGATTTTCTCCTGATATTTTCTCTGCATTTCACCCAATTGTCTCTGCAGGAAAAACAAATAACCATAAATCTGACAGATGTTACTGCATGCAACAAACAATTAAAGCCTTGTGATATCGTAGTGAggactattttaaaaattatattttaactacATAAAGGGATATGCAATTATGAAGTCATTAAGTAGCATACATTCTGAGTTCGTACCTGTTTCTCAGTCCTCTCTGCTGCAGCTGATACAGTTTCATGGTTTTTGTGTTTATCCAACATACAGAGATAACATATACACTGTTGATCAGTACGACAGAAAATCTCCAGCAGTTTATCATGTAGAGGacagatcatctcctgcagttGTCCAGTGGCATCAGTCATTTTGTGTCGCTTTCCAGAGTGAAATTCTTCATGACGTTCAAAATGAGTTTGGCAGTAAGATTCCAGACACACCAGACAAGACTTGATGGCTTTGTTTTTGTCCccagtacagacgtcacactCCACATCTCCAGATCCAGAGTAGCACGGACCAGGACGAGCAGCTTGGAGTTTTTTCAGCACTTCAGCCAGTATGGTGTTTTTACCTAAAACAGGTCTTGGAgtgaaggtctgtctgcactgagggcAGCTGTAGAATCCCTTCTGATCATCCGgatcccagcagtctgtaatacagctcatacagtaactgtgtccacagggtATAGTCACTGGGTCCTTTAGTAGACCCAGACAGATTGAACAGCTTAACTCATCCCGAGTCAAAGAAACACTGGATTCTGCCATTTTACAGCGTAGAGAAACACGTACAACCGCCTAAAGTCTCAGACTCTGAGCATGCGAAATTCGTTCGGACGTGCTGCAAAATGGAGCATCCGATCGGGACCAGGATATGACATCACGCGCCAAGGTTTTCACAGTACACCAACAAAATATCCTCACTAGTCTTTATTCTTTTCCATTCATGTGATTACAATCAGTCACAAGCAGAGTTAGTCAAGTACACACAGtcaagaggagagagagaaaaaggttgACAATAActgggcatgttcaagttcaaaacggtgcgcaacgttttgttCCGTTTTCCGGGTTGAActtcatgtttcctggaaacggcgtgcaccggtgtgcaacggggtttgagatgcgttttctcttgtttggtgggtgtgtcagaactgcagtccaatcagcagcaacatgtatataaagcacgcggtattaaagtgaactcattatctcaacatgtaaatgcagtatatcacagatatatgacagaggagactgactcttgtctggatgttacagggacagatgtgtttatctgctgcagagacactgatgaAGGAATGATGCCATCAAAGGATTTGTGTAAGTACactacagaaataaatgaaacattttaaatcttaagttgtatttttttttatgtaattttaaacaaCGATTACACctcttttcttattcttattcttgatttatgtgcatttgctgcagatcttttgtggtggagcaggacctgcaaggaaaggtgaaaaaaagggaaaacctgaaacaaaagaatgatgtaatgactttttgtattgtgtatatttttgtaggacatgaaaatgtctgtagactggtgtgtgcactgaggatggagaaTACCACAGCATCATCCTGGAAATGATCGAGAGTCACAGATGAGACGCTCCCTCACTCCACCTGCCCTTTACTgtctcatcaggaccagatgcTGCTGTGGTGTTTTCATCCTCAGTTCGAATACCCCTGTGTTCCCCTGCTCTAGCTTCAAGGTTGTGTGGTTCAGAGAGCCGTCATCATGGTCTTCCTCATCCTGTTGCTCAACGACATCCCCGTTGAGAAGAGTGAGATTGTTCAGATCGCAAGAGGATGTTGGGTTCACCATCTGTAAATACATGATTGTTAGAACATTAAGTTTGTATGAAGCtttgtttcatgtgttgttgacttgtacatgtatgcatttattgtgatgctaacttttatacattgttttaataatttagacATGTTTTTGTTCTccgtaaataaaatataaatattttatttcatgtattgCTTGACTGAAAATTGATGTATTCACATCGACTGCATTTGTTTAACTTGTATATAGTCATGTATAGctgtgtcacaaaagaaaatacattttgcttcttttactaaaatgtaatttaaaaaaacttatataattattggttggcatttattgttatttttgcatGTAAGTGATGGGGtgggcaaaatatgcaattcATTATGGGGTAATGTTAATTTTCAGGTAGTAATACTACATTTTTAGAGTATCAAATCAACAGTCTTCTCCAAAGGTGAGATCTTCTAGCAGCTGATCGACGTACCCTTTGTGCAGATATTGCAGAGTCGCTGTGAGGAGTTAGTGCACCTAatcctcttttttattattattgccaaattattacataaaagatcATGGTAAGACGTTTgtatctaacaataaacaattataatgccataaaacagtaaataaaataaaaatcatgttttcatcATAGTATGAGATACTAtacaagaaaaacatttttcacgtaaaataattgaaaaaagtaTTCAAGAGATAACAATTTTgtgttttctaataataaaaaaatgctttaaggatAATACTTGATCACATTAGTGATtagttataaaaaattaaaatcaacagtactggctatactacaatcacaaaataaaaaggtaGCCGTTTCTGCAACAAGACTACAACATGGGCAATGTTCTTCATTATCAAGATACttacaaatacattaattaaacctGTCACTTATATCTTTTAcgtttttgtgcttgttttaactTTGTAGGTCACATGATCAGCATAGCGGATGATGATATACAAATTGCATTCATACTTCATACATATGCATTTAGGCTGTAGAGTATACTCTTTAGATCAATCAAAACGTTTATTTATTGTACTTATTGACAAAAATGCCTAATTAAAGGGTATGCGGTTTCGAACGCATCCCGACAAAATctcgcgtggttctgtgtgatttgaacaacttcaagttacgcctcctacttcaagttacgcccactTCCAGTTATGCccccgtcttgcagtctgcagacagacCCTTCTCGTTCAACGCGGTTCAACGcctcaccgtttctgtttaaaaaacgtagtgcaacgttttgtcggggctgaactcAGCCCTGGTTaaagataaataaacatttaaaaagcatttttaaaccataaaaaagacaGGAACAGACCAAATAAAGAAaagaggattaaaaaaaaacacaaaaacaagtaTTAATCACGGACATGAAAGATCTCATATCTcctcaaaaaaagaaatatatatatatatatatatatatatatattttattaattactctTAGTGATTTGATCAGATGTTCTACTTCAACATAAGAAATCTATAAAAGTAGGTATTTTCTTAAGTAATCTTTGTTTGTTGAAATAGAATTTTGCCACAATGATATGAAATTTAACAGTTGATTCAAAAGATTTGATTTGGTTTTTCAAAAAAGCAAATAACATCCTTTTAATGTGATCCATGTTTTTAAATTTCTGTACCGAGAGGTTTCGTTGTGACGTTTTGATTGATCTTACGAATTCACGTGACGCGAAAGTTTATGAAATAGGGTTTGAAAAATTGGATTTGACATTGTAAATGATAAAAGATCACAACTGCGATTTTAAATGTATCAATATTTTACAATGATGCTACTGATATTTGGATTACgcacttttaattaaataataagtaGCCTACTagtaacataaaaatattttttaagcacTTGCTGTTGAAcgtccactagatggcagtgtggtcactgatctataatatgaGTGTGGAACAGAAACCGTTTGCGAGCTGTGGTGttccaccagagggcgctctcacaCATTGTGGAATTTTccatgtctgtctgtttgtgcCAAACGCGTGATACAGCACATAGCACACTAGGCACACTCCTCTAGGATCATTTAAACACAGAAAATATATTCTTTctgattacaaaaataaaaacagctcgaatgtattgtattgtattataatacGCAGTATTCAACACATGTCGCTTTCCTGGTTTTATGTGATTTAAACTGGTCTCACAGTTGGTGTTCATGTTGTTTAGCTGGTTAGCAAGATGATCTTCCAGCTTAACATTTTGAAAAGTGGTAAAAAGCCCATCTAAAACAGCCAACAGACCAGCCTAACTAGGCCTGGAGATCATTTGAAGCATTTAATGCTGATACTTGAGAAAAAGCGCAAAATTCAGAGATGAAACAAATTCTTAAAGGTCAGTGGCATGATTTGTTACAtgtaactttctttttttaagtggaaAAACTTAGCAATTTGGGGACATTTCATAGACTTACATTAGTTACAGCTCTAAATACCACAGCCAAACCTTAACCCACACCTAAAAGAAATTTTCTTCATTTATAATAACctcattttgaatattttttctttatttattatatatttttttaacaaatgagcATGTCCCCGAAGGTGAGGTTTTGTCAGCTTTAGCACATTTCTCCACAATTTTTTAGGTACAAGCATACACAATTAATAGTGCTTCTCAAAATACAGTCCTGACCAAGTATATAGgctacatttacaaaaatattttattaaaaatagatgTCAGCACTCTGTACAGTGTCAAAGAAGGGCAGGGATGTTATATTAACATCAATCTAGAAATTAATTGAAAACATAAGCTCTTTAAATATTAAACCAAATCCATTTTCTGACTACACAGAATAGTACTTAATTGAAACATAAACTTGTTTGGTTGTAAGTGAAGATAGAGTCATGATGACTAGCACTGTCTGAGAAACAGAAGACACAAATGCACACCGGCATCTCAGCAGCTGAAATATGAGGAATTCTGTTCAGTTAATGCCACTAATTTAGCATAATTGCACTCTAATTACTCACAAAAGCTTCCTTTCTTTCATAATTATCTTCTACGATTATAAACTAAGACAAATTAATTgctgagatttaaaataatatacaatattagaTAAAAAGCAACATTTGTGACATTCACCTAAGTAACGTGTTCACAGTTCATCATGTTACACCGTTTTCCTTTGTTCATGCAAAAGTCATGTATCTTATATGAATTAGagcacaaatacacaaaacattgATGCTCAAGAGTAATGTATCTGCCTCTAGCTTCCAAAAatggatttgcaaaaataacaaaCGTTCAAACAGGTTTCCAGAGCACTCCCCCATCTTTCATTGGTTAAACTAACAGATAGCTCCGCCTCAAAATCACTCCATTGGTTGAGTAAGTGTTGCTATATTGGTATTCTCTAACAAACAGAGCAATCAAACTTCAAATGGCTTATTTATAGTTTGTTTCTGCATGTTGAGATGGTAtagtaaaacatattttaacaaaatattaatgttgaaaacttcaTTTTACAGCCAATTGAGGCAATTAACAGAGGTGTGCTTATTCTACAGATTGAATAAAAGAGTACTACATGAATaaatctgtaataataataaagggaGTTAAGAgtagtcttaaagggacagttcacccaaaaattaacattctcatcatttactcatcctcatgtaattccaaatctcgactttcttctgcagaaaacaaaagaagatattttgaagaactggTTTTGTCTACACAATGTAAGACAGTACTGCCCTCCACTGTGTTATACtatatggtcaaaaaaaaaaaaaaaaaaaacgataaagtttttaaaatcttttgtgtaccacagaagaaagaaatacatATAGCATACAAAGtgtacatttttgagtgaactatcccttacaTCAACATTATGAAATCGTCAACATTATGTCACGTTACTTGGTGAAGTTTTAGGTCACTGTTACATTGTTACatctacataaaaacaaaatcaatggaaaatgttgtgttttaacaATTTGGCTTTTCACACTGCACAGTAAACAGCATTAACTAAAACTGTGACTCGATACTAAAAATATAGTGATTTCTGGGGTACTACATTTAagtattttctttattaaccacaaattataaaatgcatattgAAATGTACATACTTGAttgaaatataatatacatgAGAAAAAGGACCCAATTTACTGTATGTCCAAAACACAACGTGTAGCTATATAAATGGGTTAACTTGCCTGGATTTAGTCAGATTAACTGAAACAGAAAGTGTATTTTCCACACATTTCCTGCTAAATTATGTGCATACCAAAAATGCTGAACATGCCGCTTATGTGTGCAGTGTGTAGCCAGTTAACATGGCTGCTTATTCCATTTACTTTGCTTGTTCTGATTTCAacctaaaaaaaggaaaacacatTTTTCCACATAATCAATGAAgagttccatttttttttaacacagagaaatgtttgaaatagtttgtgtgtgtgtgtgtgtgtgtgtgaggagcatCCTCAAAGCAACATTAGCAACTTCTTATAAAAACATTTggccaaacaaataaacaaaaacgcTCAAATCCAGGTGATGCAacagaagaagagaagagaaaggtaGTGTGTAAATCACACAGTCCTTGCACAGTGTTTGTGAGGGTTATTCTGATTTGTGGCAGTAGATGTCTTTGAGAGCTTTAAGCTCCTCTATAAGAGTCTTATTCTGGTTTTCCAGCACAGCAACACGATTCTCCAAGCACTTCACgtattctttcttctttttgcGACACTCGCGCGCCGCCTCCCTatgaaacacaaataaaaggTCAAACATGAACATGCACATTAGCATACACACAGGAATCACTGAGACTCAGATGTGTGGGTACCTGTTCTTCATGAGGCGGACTTCTCTCTTTCGTGTGGCCTCCTCTGCGTGCTGCTGTGGGATATGCATCGTCCCCGGTGAGGCTGCCATAACAACGCCTGGTGGTAACCCTGACGATGGGGAGCGGATCTGATATGCTGGCATGTCTCCTGTGGCAGCTACATGCACAAATGAATACCCAAATGAATTATTTAACAGATAAAtggataacattttaattaatcataGTTAATGATCACGTCTACATAGTAATTAATCCATCAGAAATGAAAATGAACAGtactttatttataaattaaccctccataaaatgtaataattgctGTAAAAAATTTACACAATTTTGGTGGTCAAAGGTGtaacaaacaatattttttgtcTTAACGTCTCTGTCTTAAGATCAGaggtgatatatatatacttgtgctaagacattgaaaaaatttaattttattcattaaatgtattattactattatttctgaAAAGTCCACAGGGTTAAGTTTTTAAAATAGGataaaaaattatcattatttttgcaattctgaaaaaaaaagtatatcaaatgtttatcaattatataaaaaattatatatattttttacttttttccccccagaattgcaaaaataaatatataatcatatgGGAACAGTGTCTATTTAAGTTATTATTCTGAGTAAATAGCATATATTA of Carassius gibelio isolate Cgi1373 ecotype wild population from Czech Republic chromosome A2, carGib1.2-hapl.c, whole genome shotgun sequence contains these proteins:
- the LOC127934620 gene encoding cAMP-responsive element modulator isoform X3; protein product: MAVTGEETESAATGDMPAYQIRSPSSGLPPGVVMAASPGTMHIPQQHAEEATRKREVRLMKNREAARECRKKKKEYVKCLENRVAVLENQNKTLIEELKALKDIYCHKSE